Proteins found in one Lutimonas zeaxanthinifaciens genomic segment:
- a CDS encoding glutamate synthase subunit beta encodes MGKITGFIEFDRVDEKNKAVKQRVKDYKEFTIKLPSEELKKQGGRCMDCGIPFCHSGCPLGNLIPDFNDLVYKGEWERALEILHSTNNFPEFTGRLCPAPCEKACVLGLIEDPVSIENIEKNIVEKGFEEGWIVAEPPLERTGKTVAVVGSGPAGLAAAQQLNRAGHLVTVFERDDEVGGLLRYGIPNFKMEKSVIDRRIKILEEEGISFVTNAHIGKNYEVDKLNEFDAVVLCGGATKARSLPTKGIDAKGVEQAMDFLTQQTKTLFKSKIEGEQISAKDKDVIVIGGGDTGSDCIGTSNRQGAKSVTNFEIMPKPPLSRSDSTPWPFWPLQLKTSSSHEEGCERNWLINTKEFITNVKNELIALKTVEVEWKIVPGQRPELIEKKGTEKTWPCDLVLLALGFTGPENTLSDQLGIELDERTNYKASNYQTNVPHIFTAGDMRRGQSLIVWAINEGREAAREVDLYLMGNSNLPIKGSGDLPGV; translated from the coding sequence ATGGGTAAAATAACAGGATTTATTGAGTTTGACAGAGTTGATGAGAAGAATAAAGCTGTAAAACAAAGGGTAAAGGATTACAAGGAATTTACGATTAAACTTCCTTCTGAGGAGCTTAAAAAGCAAGGTGGAAGGTGTATGGATTGTGGTATTCCTTTTTGTCATAGTGGATGTCCGCTTGGAAATTTAATCCCTGATTTCAACGACCTCGTATACAAAGGTGAATGGGAAAGAGCACTGGAAATTTTACATTCTACAAATAATTTTCCGGAATTTACCGGTAGGTTATGTCCGGCACCATGTGAAAAAGCTTGTGTTTTAGGGCTTATTGAGGATCCGGTATCCATCGAAAATATTGAAAAAAATATTGTTGAAAAAGGGTTTGAAGAAGGCTGGATCGTAGCCGAACCTCCTTTGGAAAGAACAGGTAAAACAGTTGCTGTTGTGGGTTCAGGGCCTGCTGGATTAGCAGCAGCTCAGCAATTGAACAGAGCCGGGCATTTAGTAACTGTCTTTGAAAGAGATGATGAAGTTGGTGGTTTGCTTCGGTACGGGATTCCCAATTTCAAAATGGAAAAAAGTGTGATAGACCGTCGAATAAAAATATTAGAAGAAGAAGGTATCTCGTTCGTTACCAATGCTCATATTGGAAAAAACTATGAAGTGGATAAACTCAATGAATTTGATGCCGTAGTGTTATGCGGTGGTGCCACTAAGGCCCGTTCACTTCCAACAAAAGGCATTGATGCCAAGGGGGTAGAACAAGCTATGGATTTTCTGACTCAACAAACCAAGACGCTGTTCAAAAGCAAAATAGAAGGCGAGCAGATTTCTGCGAAAGATAAAGACGTCATCGTCATTGGAGGTGGAGATACTGGTTCTGATTGTATTGGAACATCTAACCGCCAAGGAGCTAAATCGGTAACTAATTTTGAGATCATGCCGAAACCTCCTCTTTCGAGAAGTGACTCAACTCCCTGGCCTTTCTGGCCTTTACAATTAAAAACATCTTCTTCTCATGAAGAAGGTTGTGAAAGAAACTGGCTGATCAATACCAAGGAGTTCATAACGAATGTTAAAAATGAACTGATCGCTCTAAAGACGGTTGAAGTTGAATGGAAAATTGTGCCAGGACAAAGGCCTGAACTTATTGAGAAAAAAGGAACGGAAAAGACCTGGCCATGTGACCTTGTATTGCTGGCACTTGGATTTACCGGTCCTGAAAACACTTTAAGTGATCAACTGGGAATTGAATTAGATGAAAGAACGAATTACAAAGCCAGTAATTACCAGACCAATGTTCCTCATATTTTTACCGCAGGAGATATGAGAAGGGGGCAATCCCTTATCGTCTGGGCCATAAATGAGGGACGCGAAGCTGCTAGAGAGGTTGATTTGTATTTGATGGGAAACAGTAATTTGCCC
- the gltB gene encoding glutamate synthase large subunit: protein MAYEKQGVYLPEFEHDNCGAGFICSLNGEKTNSIIHDALEILIKLEHRGAVSADGKTGDGAGILIEIPHKFFQKDCDFELPEQGEYAVGMIFLPKGVNQYKYCIDVLESEIKNQGLEVLGWRKVPVNPEHLGQIAEKTEPFIQQIFVGKNGKDLSTLEFNAKVYAARKIAEHNIYDSRLKHARQFYIPSFSNTTLIYKGLLIPEDIRNYYSDLSDPDLVTRLALVHQRFSTNTAPSWDLAQPFRFMCHNGEINTLRGNVSRMRARQELMESDLFGEEIKKLYPIILEKKSDSASMDMVVEMLLMTGRSLPEVMMMMVPEAWEKDDTMPDDKKAFYEYNSCIMEPWDGPASVPFTDGNYIGALLDRNGLRPSRFTVTKSGYVIMSSEIGVLDIKPEDVVRHGRLEPGKMFLVDMNEGRIIEDEEVKNEVTKRHPYRKWLNENLLPLANIPYTGNKCPVELTPYKTRQRMFGYTMEDIDTLITPMCKTGKEAIGSMGTDTPLAILSERHQLLYNYFKQLFAQVTNPPLDGIREEIITDISLAVGEDRNIFNVSSDHCKKLKIQNPVISNDDLDKIKNIDHPDYKALEIPMLYDIKRGLNALEKALDLIVETASKGVEDGYNIIILTDRGADKANGPIPALLACSYLHHSLNHSKKRSKFGIIIESAEPREPHHFATLFGYGASAINPYMVNEIIREKVNSGSISGIDAEEAVQNFNKAIGKGILKIMNKIGISTLHSYRASQIFEILGLNSKFTNKYFPYTASRIEGIGLYEIEREISKRHKNAFFNDKIDKNLKLDIGGDYRWRRNGEKHMFNPTTVSKLQQAVRSNNTDSYKQYSDMINEQSENLMTLRGLFEFQNLDPIPIEEVEPWTEIVKRFKTGAMSYGSISKEAHENLAIAMNRIGGKSNSGEGGEDLNRFRKDLNGDSRNSAIKQVASGRFGVSSNYLTNAEEIQIKMAQGAKPGEGGQLPGEKVFPWIAEVRNSTPYVGLISPPPHHDIYSIEDLSQLIFDLKNANREARINVKLVSEVGVGTIAAGVAKAKADVILISGYDGGTGASPLTSLKHAGLPWELGIAEAQQTLVLNDLRSRVVVECDGQLKTGRDVAVACLLGAEEFGFATAPLVASGCIMMRKCHLNTCPVGIATQDPELRKNFKGTPEHVINFMYFVAEELREIMASLGFRTVNEMIGQSQKINAKEAIEQYKAQGIDLSNILYQPSNYHEKVIRNTEKQHHDIDEALDFRIIQDAHPAIYRKEKMQLNYPIGNTDRSVGAIISNEISKIYGVNGLPQNTLQINFEGSAGQSFGAFATKGLTLNLEGNTNDYLGKGLSGAKIIIKKPEKATFVADENIIIGNVCFYGATKGEAYINGVAGERFCVRNSGITAVVEGVGDHGCEYMTGGKVVVIGKTGRNFAAGMSGGIAYVFDPEKKFVNGLCNMEMVELEKPSDSDSQELFELIQNHYHATESTKALNILEDWEKQLNHFIKVIPTDYKKALARLAEEKAVKQTV from the coding sequence ATGGCGTACGAAAAACAGGGGGTTTATTTACCTGAATTTGAACATGACAATTGTGGAGCAGGTTTTATCTGCAGTCTAAATGGTGAAAAAACCAATAGCATTATACATGATGCACTTGAAATCTTAATAAAACTTGAACACAGAGGAGCGGTAAGTGCTGACGGAAAAACAGGTGACGGAGCTGGAATCCTGATCGAGATACCACATAAATTCTTTCAAAAAGATTGTGATTTTGAGCTTCCTGAACAGGGAGAATACGCAGTTGGAATGATCTTTTTACCTAAAGGAGTGAATCAATATAAATACTGTATTGATGTTTTGGAATCAGAAATCAAGAATCAAGGCCTGGAGGTACTGGGATGGAGAAAAGTTCCCGTAAATCCGGAACACCTTGGCCAGATCGCAGAGAAAACCGAACCCTTTATTCAACAGATTTTTGTTGGAAAGAACGGAAAGGACCTATCAACGCTGGAATTCAACGCCAAGGTTTATGCCGCCAGGAAAATAGCCGAACACAACATCTATGATTCCCGATTAAAACACGCCAGGCAATTTTATATACCGAGTTTTTCCAATACAACACTCATATACAAGGGCCTTTTGATTCCGGAAGATATCAGAAATTACTATTCAGACCTTTCCGATCCTGACCTGGTAACCAGACTGGCACTTGTTCACCAAAGATTTTCTACCAATACGGCACCTTCATGGGACCTGGCACAGCCTTTCAGGTTTATGTGTCACAACGGGGAGATCAATACCTTAAGGGGTAATGTGAGCAGAATGAGAGCCAGACAGGAATTGATGGAAAGTGATCTGTTTGGGGAAGAAATCAAGAAACTTTACCCGATCATACTCGAGAAAAAATCAGATTCAGCTTCTATGGATATGGTGGTTGAAATGTTGCTTATGACAGGACGTTCTCTTCCTGAGGTAATGATGATGATGGTACCGGAAGCCTGGGAAAAAGATGATACGATGCCTGATGACAAAAAGGCATTTTACGAATACAACTCCTGTATTATGGAACCCTGGGACGGTCCCGCATCTGTACCTTTTACTGATGGTAATTACATTGGAGCCTTACTGGATCGAAATGGATTGAGACCTTCGCGGTTTACCGTTACCAAAAGTGGATATGTAATCATGTCTTCAGAAATCGGAGTTCTGGATATTAAACCAGAAGATGTTGTAAGACACGGAAGACTTGAGCCTGGTAAAATGTTCCTTGTTGACATGAATGAGGGACGCATCATTGAAGATGAGGAAGTCAAAAATGAAGTTACCAAAAGGCATCCTTACAGAAAATGGCTCAATGAAAATTTGTTACCTCTTGCCAATATTCCGTATACGGGTAATAAATGCCCTGTAGAACTTACTCCTTATAAAACGCGACAAAGGATGTTTGGATATACCATGGAGGATATCGATACGCTTATCACCCCGATGTGTAAAACCGGTAAGGAAGCCATTGGATCCATGGGAACGGATACGCCTTTAGCCATTCTTTCGGAAAGACATCAGTTACTGTACAACTACTTCAAACAACTGTTCGCACAGGTAACGAACCCTCCACTGGATGGAATCAGAGAGGAAATCATCACTGATATTAGTTTAGCTGTTGGAGAAGATCGGAATATTTTCAATGTATCTTCGGACCATTGTAAAAAACTAAAAATTCAAAATCCGGTCATCTCAAATGACGATCTGGATAAGATCAAGAATATTGACCACCCGGATTACAAAGCTTTGGAAATTCCAATGCTTTATGATATCAAAAGAGGGTTAAATGCCCTGGAAAAGGCATTGGACCTTATTGTTGAAACGGCTTCCAAAGGTGTGGAAGATGGATACAATATCATCATTCTCACGGACAGGGGTGCCGATAAGGCAAATGGCCCGATTCCGGCATTACTGGCATGTTCTTATTTGCATCATTCTCTGAACCATTCAAAGAAAAGGTCAAAGTTTGGAATCATCATTGAATCTGCTGAACCAAGAGAACCACATCATTTTGCTACATTATTCGGATACGGGGCAAGTGCCATCAATCCGTATATGGTGAATGAGATCATTCGTGAAAAAGTAAATTCAGGAAGCATTTCCGGCATTGATGCAGAGGAAGCGGTTCAGAATTTTAATAAAGCAATAGGTAAAGGGATCCTTAAGATCATGAATAAGATAGGTATATCTACACTTCATTCCTACAGGGCCTCTCAGATATTTGAAATCCTTGGACTAAACAGTAAGTTTACCAATAAATATTTCCCATATACAGCTTCGAGAATCGAAGGAATTGGATTATATGAAATTGAAAGAGAGATTTCAAAGAGACATAAAAATGCCTTTTTCAATGACAAAATTGACAAAAACCTAAAACTTGATATAGGAGGAGACTACAGGTGGAGAAGGAATGGTGAGAAACATATGTTTAATCCAACCACGGTTTCAAAACTTCAGCAGGCAGTTCGTTCGAACAATACGGATAGTTATAAACAATATTCGGATATGATCAATGAGCAAAGTGAAAATTTAATGACGCTACGCGGATTGTTCGAATTCCAAAACCTTGATCCGATACCTATTGAAGAGGTAGAACCCTGGACTGAAATCGTTAAACGATTCAAAACCGGAGCCATGTCTTATGGATCAATAAGTAAGGAAGCTCATGAAAATCTTGCCATCGCCATGAACCGTATAGGTGGAAAAAGCAATTCTGGTGAAGGTGGTGAAGACCTGAACAGGTTTCGAAAGGACCTGAATGGTGACAGCAGAAACAGTGCGATCAAACAGGTTGCATCAGGCCGATTTGGAGTTTCAAGTAATTACCTGACCAACGCTGAGGAAATACAGATCAAAATGGCTCAGGGTGCTAAACCCGGTGAAGGTGGCCAGCTACCAGGAGAAAAAGTCTTTCCTTGGATTGCCGAAGTGAGAAACTCAACACCTTATGTAGGACTGATCTCCCCTCCGCCTCATCACGATATTTATTCGATCGAGGATCTTTCTCAACTGATATTTGACCTTAAAAATGCAAATCGGGAAGCTCGAATCAATGTAAAGCTGGTTTCTGAAGTTGGTGTTGGAACTATTGCGGCAGGGGTTGCAAAAGCTAAAGCTGATGTGATTCTAATATCTGGTTATGATGGTGGTACGGGAGCTTCACCATTGACTTCCTTAAAACATGCAGGACTTCCCTGGGAACTCGGTATAGCCGAGGCTCAGCAAACCCTTGTACTGAATGACCTAAGAAGTAGAGTTGTTGTTGAATGTGACGGACAGCTGAAAACGGGACGCGACGTTGCAGTAGCATGTTTGCTTGGAGCTGAAGAATTTGGATTTGCAACGGCACCTTTAGTTGCCTCTGGTTGTATCATGATGAGAAAATGTCATCTCAATACCTGTCCTGTCGGAATAGCGACTCAAGACCCGGAGTTGAGAAAAAATTTCAAAGGCACTCCGGAACATGTAATTAATTTTATGTATTTCGTTGCCGAAGAACTTAGAGAGATCATGGCTTCATTAGGTTTCAGGACCGTGAATGAAATGATCGGACAGTCGCAAAAAATTAATGCAAAAGAAGCCATAGAGCAATACAAGGCTCAGGGTATTGATCTTTCAAATATTTTATACCAGCCTTCAAACTATCATGAAAAAGTCATCAGAAATACTGAAAAACAACATCATGATATTGATGAAGCATTGGATTTCAGAATCATACAGGATGCTCACCCGGCCATCTATCGAAAGGAAAAAATGCAATTGAATTATCCTATCGGTAATACGGACCGTTCGGTAGGTGCGATCATTTCAAATGAAATTTCAAAGATCTACGGGGTTAACGGATTGCCACAAAACACCCTTCAGATCAATTTTGAAGGATCCGCGGGTCAAAGTTTTGGAGCATTTGCCACTAAAGGGCTTACCTTAAATCTGGAAGGAAATACAAACGATTACCTTGGTAAAGGTTTATCAGGAGCCAAAATAATCATCAAAAAACCGGAAAAGGCAACTTTTGTTGCTGATGAAAACATCATTATTGGAAATGTTTGCTTCTATGGGGCAACCAAAGGTGAAGCTTATATCAACGGAGTAGCCGGGGAAAGGTTCTGTGTAAGAAATTCTGGAATCACAGCAGTGGTAGAAGGAGTTGGAGATCATGGATGTGAATATATGACCGGTGGAAAAGTCGTGGTCATCGGGAAAACCGGGCGAAACTTTGCAGCCGGAATGAGTGGAGGAATCGCATATGTCTTTGATCCTGAGAAAAAATTTGTAAACGGATTGTGCAATATGGAAATGGTTGAGCTTGAAAAACCGTCAGACTCAGATAGTCAGGAGTTATTTGAACTCATTCAAAACCATTATCATGCTACGGAAAGCACAAAGGCATTAAATATACTCGAGGACTGGGAAAAGCAATTGAACCATTTCATCAAGGTAATACCAACAGATTATAAGAAGGCATTAGCCAGATTAGCAGAGGAAAAAGCGGTAAAACAAACAGTTTAA